A stretch of the Filimonas lacunae genome encodes the following:
- a CDS encoding porin family protein yields the protein MARIVFLSVFIFLFHTLPAQYFGFGVKAGMNYSSYSNGLMGYQPNVFGHAGSITYFGINRHLGIQLELEFARHGGKVPVGEYKLDVKQNYFSVPLLLKYKTQSGFFINGGPQFNIRVSQYIMNYKLPLGSSSIEMSLAGGIGYRMTPGCGIEARYIKGITNTGQYLKDNANLVNFKTNVFQVSLFWLLLFDND from the coding sequence ATGGCAAGAATCGTTTTTCTCAGTGTCTTTATTTTCTTATTCCATACTTTACCGGCACAATACTTCGGCTTCGGCGTCAAAGCTGGAATGAATTATTCCAGTTACAGCAATGGATTGATGGGATATCAACCCAATGTATTCGGGCATGCGGGCAGCATCACTTATTTTGGTATCAACCGTCATTTAGGTATACAGCTGGAGCTGGAATTTGCCAGGCATGGCGGCAAAGTACCGGTAGGAGAATATAAGCTGGATGTAAAGCAAAACTACTTTTCTGTACCGTTGTTGTTGAAATATAAAACACAATCTGGTTTCTTTATCAATGGCGGTCCTCAGTTCAATATCCGTGTGTCGCAATACATCATGAACTATAAGCTGCCATTGGGGTCATCCAGTATAGAGATGTCATTAGCGGGTGGTATTGGTTACCGGATGACACCGGGATGTGGTATTGAAGCCCGGTATATTAAAGGCATCACTAACACGGGGCAATATCTCAAAGACAATGCAAACCTGGTAAACTTTAAAACCAATGTGTTTCAGGTGTCTTTGTTCTGGCTATTGTTGTTTGATAATGATTGA
- a CDS encoding oxidoreductase: MEKQRKTWFITGASQGIGLVLTQQLLAAGFNVAATARSLQTLIQAAGPASAQFLPLQVDLTSEASVQAGVNAAIAQFSAIDFLVNNAGFGLIGGIEETSHQEVMTSFDVNVFGLLHVTRAVLPHMRAANSGHIFNLSSVFGLISGAGWGIYCATKFAVEGLSEALAQEVAPFGIKVTIIEPGYVRTNFLSSGSMAVPANPIAAYTALAEEKRKHKEDIPGSQIGDPQKVAAAIINTAAQSEAPIRLLLGSDALQFANYKVQMLQAGIEANKAVTLSTDF, encoded by the coding sequence ATGGAAAAGCAAAGAAAAACATGGTTTATCACAGGCGCATCGCAAGGCATAGGACTGGTATTAACCCAACAATTACTGGCAGCTGGATTTAACGTAGCAGCCACTGCACGCAGCCTGCAAACATTGATACAAGCTGCTGGCCCTGCATCTGCACAGTTTTTACCCTTACAGGTGGATTTAACCAGTGAAGCCAGTGTACAGGCGGGCGTTAACGCCGCTATAGCACAGTTTTCTGCTATCGACTTTTTAGTAAACAACGCTGGCTTTGGCTTAATAGGCGGCATTGAAGAAACCTCACACCAGGAAGTAATGACCAGTTTTGATGTAAACGTATTTGGCCTGCTGCATGTTACCCGTGCTGTATTACCGCATATGCGTGCAGCTAACAGTGGGCATATATTCAACCTATCTTCCGTATTTGGCTTAATATCCGGTGCCGGCTGGGGTATCTATTGTGCTACCAAATTTGCCGTAGAAGGCCTATCAGAAGCGCTGGCACAGGAAGTAGCTCCCTTTGGTATAAAAGTAACCATCATAGAGCCTGGGTATGTACGCACCAACTTCTTAAGCAGCGGTTCTATGGCTGTGCCTGCTAATCCTATAGCAGCCTACACCGCCCTTGCAGAAGAAAAACGCAAACATAAAGAAGACATACCCGGTAGCCAGATTGGCGATCCACAAAAAGTAGCTGCGGCCATCATAAACACCGCTGCACAAAGCGAAGCCCCAATTCGTTTATTGTTAGGTTCAGATGCTTTACAGTTTGCTAATTATAAAGTACAAATGTTACAGGCAGGAATAGAAGCGAATAAGGCAGTTACATTGTCTACAGATTTTTAA
- a CDS encoding AraC family transcriptional regulator: MEKAAIPRLALEAFTQEHFKVPFLNVEQYPVNASLFTIKDRKHTPVNDYISPNRRQFYKIFHITSGTGILTVGLHQYHTNPGDISFLHPDEIMSWQNTSTDTEGHFCLIHPRYFEQQAHLLQLFKQYPYFQPSKAVVQLTAATSATIHQLFQNILAEEESHHDDKKQAILLHLQMILLEAQRAGKNLPDVAVPESYRYIHGFLSLLESTFQVQSPNDIVKVKTAQEFADQLHVHPNYLNALVKNQTGKTLRVHIQDRLLYEAKVLLTQTDWDIRNISYVLGFSEQAAFTAFFHKKEQMPPSVFREKHALQAHL; encoded by the coding sequence ATGGAAAAAGCAGCTATCCCGCGTTTGGCATTAGAAGCATTTACACAGGAACATTTTAAAGTGCCATTTTTAAACGTAGAACAGTATCCTGTAAATGCCAGCCTTTTTACCATCAAAGACCGGAAGCATACGCCTGTGAACGATTATATATCTCCCAACCGCAGGCAGTTCTATAAAATTTTCCATATTACATCCGGCACAGGCATTCTTACTGTAGGCTTGCATCAGTATCACACGAACCCTGGTGATATCTCTTTTCTGCACCCGGACGAAATTATGTCGTGGCAAAACACTTCTACCGACACAGAAGGACATTTTTGCCTGATACATCCCCGTTATTTTGAACAACAGGCACACCTGTTACAGCTGTTTAAACAATACCCTTACTTTCAGCCATCTAAAGCAGTAGTTCAGTTAACAGCAGCAACATCTGCCACCATTCATCAGTTGTTTCAAAACATACTGGCAGAAGAAGAGAGCCACCACGATGATAAAAAACAGGCTATACTATTGCATTTGCAGATGATATTGCTGGAAGCACAACGCGCCGGCAAAAACCTGCCCGATGTGGCTGTGCCCGAAAGCTACCGTTATATACACGGCTTTTTATCCCTGCTGGAATCCACCTTCCAGGTACAAAGCCCCAATGATATAGTGAAAGTAAAAACCGCCCAGGAGTTTGCCGATCAACTGCATGTACACCCTAACTACCTGAACGCGCTGGTAAAAAACCAGACAGGTAAAACTCTGCGAGTGCATATACAAGACAGGTTGTTATATGAAGCCAAGGTATTGTTAACACAAACAGACTGGGACATACGCAATATCAGTTATGTACTGGGCTTTTCCGAACAAGCGGCCTTTACGGCTTTCTTTCATAAAAAAGAACAGATGCCTCCTTCCGTTTTTCGCGAAAAGCATGCTTTACAGGCACATCTTTGA
- a CDS encoding winged helix-turn-helix transcriptional regulator, whose protein sequence is MYIRKIPRLYNCSLEVTVEVMGGKWKPFIICYLQNGPKRPTELQKMVSGISKRVLAQQMKELEDHAIITKTVYAEVPLRTEYQLTAFGQELLPVVLMMEKWGRMYQPHLEKMRIA, encoded by the coding sequence ATGTATATCAGAAAAATTCCCCGCTTATACAACTGCTCACTGGAGGTAACCGTAGAGGTGATGGGAGGCAAATGGAAACCCTTCATTATATGTTACCTGCAAAACGGCCCCAAACGTCCAACAGAGTTACAAAAAATGGTGTCGGGGATTAGCAAACGGGTGCTGGCACAGCAAATGAAAGAGCTGGAAGACCATGCCATCATTACCAAAACAGTATACGCTGAAGTGCCTTTGCGTACTGAATATCAGTTGACTGCATTTGGACAGGAACTATTGCCTGTGGTGTTGATGATGGAAAAATGGGGTCGTATGTATCAGCCACACCTCGAAAAAATGCGCATTGCGTAA
- a CDS encoding zinc-dependent alcohol dehydrogenase family protein yields MQNRMVQLLQTGVDALTVTEGKVPQPAAREVLVNIKAVSLNFLDLMVVKGDFPTGLGFPYTPGCDGAGVVVATGSEVTDWKSGDRVALQYVQNWITGRGIPLSKAVRIGWQTQGVMADYVCVPDYGLVKLPDSISLEEAATLPVAGVTAWEGLMNIAQLQMGQTVLVQGTGGVSMFALQLALAAGAKVIATTGSAAKEQRLLEMGVHAVINYKTHPEWQKEVLRLTNGEGVDVTMDIAGKDTIVRSLQSVKVNGLVCTAGGVSGSEITLDIYGDMNLNFKRLAGFAVGSAESFNALLQAMDINHIHPVIDKVYPVGKVQEAFRQLESGSHFGKLMIAL; encoded by the coding sequence ATGCAAAACAGAATGGTGCAGTTATTACAAACAGGAGTAGATGCGTTAACAGTAACGGAGGGCAAAGTGCCACAGCCAGCGGCCCGTGAAGTGCTGGTGAACATAAAAGCAGTATCGTTGAATTTTTTGGATCTGATGGTGGTAAAGGGCGATTTTCCTACCGGACTGGGGTTTCCTTATACGCCGGGTTGTGATGGGGCAGGTGTGGTGGTAGCAACAGGCAGCGAGGTAACTGACTGGAAATCCGGCGATAGGGTGGCTTTGCAATATGTGCAAAACTGGATTACCGGAAGGGGAATACCCTTGAGCAAAGCCGTGCGTATAGGATGGCAAACGCAAGGGGTAATGGCTGATTATGTGTGCGTGCCGGACTATGGTTTGGTAAAACTACCTGATAGTATATCACTGGAAGAAGCCGCCACTTTGCCGGTGGCAGGCGTTACCGCCTGGGAGGGATTGATGAATATTGCACAACTGCAAATGGGGCAAACAGTGTTGGTACAGGGCACGGGGGGCGTTAGCATGTTTGCTTTACAGCTGGCATTAGCAGCGGGGGCAAAAGTAATTGCTACTACCGGATCGGCAGCCAAAGAACAACGATTGCTGGAAATGGGCGTGCATGCGGTGATCAATTATAAAACACATCCCGAATGGCAGAAGGAAGTATTGCGTTTAACCAATGGGGAAGGGGTGGATGTAACAATGGATATTGCTGGTAAAGACACCATTGTGCGTTCGTTACAAAGTGTAAAGGTAAATGGGTTGGTATGTACTGCCGGTGGTGTTTCCGGATCGGAAATTACATTGGATATCTATGGTGATATGAACCTTAATTTTAAACGTCTGGCCGGTTTTGCTGTGGGGAGTGCGGAATCCTTTAATGCATTATTACAGGCAATGGATATCAATCACATACATCCTGTTATTGATAAAGTATATCCTGTTGGAAAGGTGCAGGAAGCTTTTCGTCAGCTGGAAAGCGGATCGCATTTTGGTAAACTGATGATCGCCTTATAG
- a CDS encoding helix-turn-helix domain-containing protein produces the protein MSLAYLLQKIHIAVTYLSEYFKRNTGEGFQYFVLQSRLRIAAGRALNTAAPMQQIAAERGFTKSSDLNRMLKKHYGKSRSVLRKNGH, from the coding sequence TTGTCCCTGGCCTACCTGTTACAAAAAATTCATATTGCGGTAACATACCTCAGTGAGTACTTCAAAAGAAACACCGGCGAAGGCTTTCAGTATTTTGTATTGCAGTCCAGGCTTAGGATTGCGGCGGGCCGTGCCCTAAATACCGCTGCTCCCATGCAACAGATTGCAGCTGAGCGGGGCTTTACTAAGAGTAGTGATTTAAACAGGATGCTGAAAAAACATTACGGTAAAAGCAGGAGTGTGCTAAGAAAAAACGGTCATTGA
- a CDS encoding polysaccharide deacetylase family protein: MKKPNNFILLSFDAEEFDMPLEYAHNIPVQEQMEIGYKGLQITTQLMNAARVAATFYTTANFANQYPAEIKALSQKHEIASHTYYHTDFEVAHLRQSKETLESITGQPVYGLRMPRMRPVEMRDIKAAGYLYDSSINPTWIPGRYNNLHLSRTVYTQEGVLRLPASVSPRLRIPLFWLAFKNMPYSLFKNLTLQTLRHDGYINLYVHPWEFTDISPYRIPGYAKRWSGDILCERLLRLIKDLLPHGEFITTCNLPAIQQVILQHAPAETTTC, from the coding sequence ATGAAGAAGCCAAACAACTTCATTCTGTTAAGTTTTGATGCGGAAGAGTTTGATATGCCCCTGGAGTATGCGCACAACATACCGGTGCAGGAACAAATGGAAATAGGCTATAAAGGGTTACAGATTACTACGCAGCTGATGAATGCAGCGCGGGTGGCTGCCACATTTTATACAACTGCAAACTTTGCCAATCAGTATCCGGCCGAGATAAAAGCATTATCTCAAAAACACGAAATAGCTTCTCATACTTATTATCACACCGATTTTGAAGTAGCCCACCTGCGCCAAAGCAAGGAGACACTGGAAAGTATCACCGGCCAACCGGTATACGGCTTACGTATGCCCCGCATGCGCCCGGTGGAAATGAGAGATATTAAAGCGGCAGGCTACCTGTACGATTCTTCTATCAATCCCACCTGGATACCTGGACGTTATAACAACCTCCATTTATCCCGCACAGTGTATACACAGGAAGGCGTATTACGTTTACCCGCCAGTGTATCGCCCCGGTTACGCATTCCATTATTCTGGCTGGCGTTTAAAAACATGCCTTACAGCCTGTTTAAAAATCTAACGCTGCAAACACTCAGGCACGATGGATATATAAACCTGTACGTGCATCCCTGGGAGTTTACCGACATTAGTCCATATCGCATTCCCGGTTATGCCAAACGCTGGAGCGGCGATATTTTATGCGAAAGATTACTGCGCCTGATCAAAGACCTGTTACCGCATGGAGAGTTTATTACTACCTGCAATTTGCCGGCTATACAACAAGTGATTTTACAACACGCACCAGCCGAAACAACTACCTGTTAA
- a CDS encoding glycosyltransferase family 2 protein has protein sequence MTTPLVSIVVPVHNEQNNVPVLIAAIDKQFSDLPYDYNLLFVDDGSTDDTVAVIKMQCLLNDNIRFISFSRNFGHQAALKAGLDAAYGDCVISMDGDMQHPPDLIPVLLNKWEEGYDVVYTLRQEDPTLSSFKRLSSGMFYRVINSLSEVKIESGSADFRLVSKKVVKVLREFTEADLFFRGLVKWAGFNQTAVEYVPERRFSGASKYTLKKMVRFALQGITSFSVKPLYVAIYPGLIISLLSVLYVPYAIYSYYSGHVTPGWASIIVTIAFFGGIQLMILGVIGLYLGKLFTQIKNRPVYLVKESNILHEEAKQLHSVKF, from the coding sequence ATGACAACTCCTTTAGTTTCCATTGTAGTACCTGTTCATAACGAACAGAATAACGTGCCGGTATTAATTGCCGCCATTGATAAGCAGTTTTCCGATCTGCCATACGACTACAACCTGTTGTTTGTAGATGATGGCAGCACAGATGATACGGTTGCCGTCATTAAAATGCAATGCCTGCTAAACGACAACATCCGTTTCATTTCATTTTCCCGCAATTTTGGTCACCAGGCAGCCTTGAAAGCCGGGCTGGATGCAGCGTATGGAGATTGTGTTATCTCTATGGACGGCGATATGCAGCATCCACCGGATTTAATCCCCGTGTTGCTTAACAAGTGGGAAGAAGGCTATGATGTGGTATACACCCTTCGCCAGGAAGATCCTACTTTAAGCAGCTTTAAAAGGCTTAGCTCCGGCATGTTTTACCGGGTGATCAACTCTCTTTCAGAAGTAAAAATAGAAAGTGGCAGTGCCGACTTCAGGCTGGTAAGTAAAAAGGTAGTAAAAGTGCTGCGTGAGTTTACCGAAGCCGATCTGTTTTTTCGCGGGCTGGTAAAATGGGCGGGGTTTAATCAAACCGCTGTGGAATACGTGCCTGAACGCCGCTTTTCCGGAGCATCTAAATATACTCTCAAAAAAATGGTTCGCTTTGCCTTACAAGGCATCACCTCTTTTTCGGTGAAACCATTATACGTAGCTATTTACCCGGGACTGATTATATCCTTACTGTCTGTACTATATGTGCCTTACGCTATTTATAGCTATTACAGCGGCCATGTTACCCCAGGATGGGCCTCTATTATAGTAACTATTGCCTTTTTTGGAGGTATACAGTTAATGATACTGGGTGTGATAGGATTATATCTGGGCAAACTGTTTACTCAAATAAAGAACAGGCCTGTTTATCTTGTTAAAGAATCCAATATACTACATGAAGAAGCCAAACAACTTCATTCTGTTAAGTTTTGA
- a CDS encoding glycosyltransferase family 87 protein — MNFLFADVPIGKKYKLPFPVLLWFFLALLAVILELSRNSFNNYIIFKYVFVHTLQQQNLYLEYPDSYIDSNHYGPVFSLVIAPFAVLPNWLGAILWAMTNATVLYIAIRMLQFNEKNLLFIFLVGAIELMSSTHQVQFNPMVAGWLILSYVMVERNKTLWATFFIALGFLCKLYGIAGLTFFLFSRDKVKFILYFLMWLVVLFCLPMLISSPSFIVQSHFDWLHSLMAKDSINAHQSVLFGQQDISVIGILRRVLQKESITDIMILAPAAILYGLPLLRFSQYKFEGFRIRYLALALISIVIFSSSAESTTYIIAISGVLFWYVIQEQKSKWLVAMLVLVFFMSILSPTDLMPPPIQHFIRAYALKALPCFMVWLILLYEVGFKKYTTETLAK; from the coding sequence ATGAATTTTTTGTTTGCTGATGTGCCTATAGGCAAAAAGTATAAACTGCCTTTTCCTGTTTTGTTATGGTTTTTCCTGGCCTTACTGGCCGTGATACTGGAACTATCCAGAAACTCTTTTAACAACTACATCATCTTTAAATATGTATTTGTTCATACCCTACAACAGCAAAACCTTTACCTGGAATACCCCGACTCTTATATTGATAGCAACCACTACGGGCCGGTGTTCAGTTTAGTGATTGCTCCTTTTGCAGTGCTACCTAACTGGTTAGGCGCAATACTATGGGCAATGACCAATGCAACCGTGTTGTACATAGCCATTCGCATGTTACAGTTTAATGAAAAAAACCTGCTTTTTATATTTTTGGTAGGTGCTATTGAGCTGATGTCGTCCACGCACCAGGTGCAATTCAATCCCATGGTAGCAGGATGGCTTATCCTTTCCTATGTAATGGTAGAAAGGAATAAAACCCTGTGGGCTACCTTTTTTATTGCACTTGGCTTTCTGTGTAAATTGTATGGCATTGCAGGGCTTACCTTCTTCCTGTTCAGTCGCGATAAAGTAAAGTTCATCTTATACTTCCTGATGTGGCTGGTGGTACTATTTTGCCTGCCTATGCTTATTTCCTCACCATCGTTTATTGTACAAAGTCATTTTGACTGGCTGCACAGCCTGATGGCAAAAGACAGCATAAATGCCCACCAGTCGGTTCTTTTTGGCCAGCAGGATATATCTGTGATTGGTATATTAAGGCGTGTGCTGCAAAAAGAAAGCATCACAGATATTATGATACTGGCGCCTGCTGCAATACTGTATGGCCTGCCACTACTACGCTTTTCGCAATATAAATTTGAAGGCTTTAGAATACGTTACCTGGCATTGGCGCTGATTTCCATAGTCATATTCAGTTCCTCGGCCGAATCCACCACTTATATCATTGCCATTTCCGGTGTATTGTTCTGGTATGTGATCCAGGAACAAAAAAGTAAATGGCTGGTGGCCATGCTGGTACTGGTTTTCTTTATGAGCATCTTATCTCCCACTGATCTGATGCCCCCTCCCATACAACACTTTATACGTGCTTATGCTTTAAAAGCACTACCCTGTTTTATGGTGTGGCTGATTTTGCTATATGAAGTGGGCTTTAAAAAGTATACAACTGAAACTCTTGCTAAATGA
- a CDS encoding dipeptidase, whose translation MKKTQPTWSRRNFLSVMTGAGAALALSPLASWTLEEADPKVAAIVAKTMGIDTHNHVDVPLTTAELPGPAVDLAGEMKKSGLSAICMTFAVDYQKLVNPGDGYERFLNGLTAMDKVLESNRMKRALNMADLRNAHQKHQPVVIQSVEGGHFLEGHIERLEVAYQRGLRHLTLLHDNDASVPLGDVYTNKPQWGGLTAFGAEVIKECNRMGILVDMAHANLETVAAAVKIAQYPVLVSHTGLDTQLGKNEMMAKMMKPRLISKEQAKIIADAGGVIGVWTHLADTPLEFAQNVRALVDVIGVDHVSIGTDTKMTPSYRPAGGFGQKPGGAGPQQNGGAQPGGIPPGGDSAKRHDGPPRDNGHGGPGAGGPGGGNRRRAGERTNEAWEGQQVGFYYAVVDAMLKVGFNEAEIGKIGGGNFCRLFEAATKGHQ comes from the coding sequence ATGAAGAAAACACAACCTACCTGGTCACGGCGCAACTTTCTTTCCGTGATGACAGGGGCAGGCGCAGCACTGGCATTAAGTCCGCTGGCATCATGGACTTTAGAAGAAGCAGATCCTAAAGTGGCGGCGATAGTGGCCAAAACAATGGGTATTGATACACATAATCATGTGGATGTGCCCCTTACCACGGCAGAATTACCAGGCCCTGCAGTGGATCTGGCAGGTGAAATGAAGAAATCGGGCCTATCGGCTATTTGTATGACATTTGCGGTGGACTATCAAAAACTGGTGAACCCCGGTGATGGTTACGAGCGTTTTTTAAATGGCCTTACCGCTATGGATAAGGTACTGGAAAGCAACAGGATGAAGCGTGCATTGAATATGGCTGATCTGCGCAATGCGCATCAAAAACATCAGCCTGTCGTTATTCAATCAGTAGAAGGCGGGCATTTTCTGGAAGGACATATTGAACGCCTGGAAGTAGCTTATCAACGTGGGTTAAGACATTTAACGTTGCTGCATGATAATGACGCATCTGTGCCATTGGGCGATGTGTACACCAATAAACCACAATGGGGTGGACTTACTGCTTTTGGTGCAGAGGTGATAAAGGAATGTAACCGCATGGGGATATTGGTGGATATGGCGCATGCTAATTTGGAAACTGTTGCGGCGGCAGTGAAAATTGCGCAATACCCGGTACTGGTATCGCACACCGGTTTGGATACCCAATTGGGAAAAAATGAGATGATGGCTAAGATGATGAAGCCAAGGCTCATTAGTAAAGAACAAGCTAAAATTATAGCCGATGCAGGTGGGGTAATAGGTGTGTGGACACACCTGGCAGATACACCACTGGAGTTTGCACAAAATGTTCGCGCATTGGTTGATGTAATAGGAGTAGATCATGTGAGCATTGGTACGGATACTAAAATGACTCCATCTTACAGGCCTGCCGGCGGTTTTGGGCAAAAGCCTGGTGGTGCAGGGCCACAGCAAAACGGAGGAGCACAGCCTGGTGGCATTCCACCCGGTGGCGATTCTGCTAAACGGCATGATGGTCCTCCACGGGACAATGGGCATGGTGGTCCGGGTGCAGGTGGGCCTGGAGGTGGCAATCGTCGCAGAGCAGGAGAGCGCACCAACGAAGCATGGGAAGGGCAGCAGGTAGGATTTTATTATGCGGTGGTAGATGCGATGTTGAAAGTAGGCTTTAACGAAGCGGAGATAGGTAAAATAGGTGGCGGTAATTTTTGCCGTTTATTTGAAGCAGCTACCAAAGGGCATCAGTAA
- a CDS encoding helix-turn-helix domain-containing protein → MADSIIKINNINKLHEVYACGKPQHPLISLIDLSALYPLPFGHDVTLQMDLYIISCKQFKGWFSYGRQPYDFAEGSLMFAAPGQVLRPGPEVQVEKGWGLFFHPDLINGTDLGRVIHQYSFFLYDVNEALHISDEEKQVLQDCIEKIKKEYSQNIDKHTHGLIVKNIELLLSYCDRFYDRQFLTRRNVNNDLVQRFEKLLRDYFAQDTLVETGQPEVKHIANQLNISPNYLSDLLKKYTGKTTQEHIHLQLTEKAKSLLLSTSKPVSEIAYELGFLHPSHFTKLFKSGTGLSPRDYRNKN, encoded by the coding sequence ATGGCAGACAGTATTATCAAAATAAACAACATCAACAAATTACATGAAGTGTATGCCTGTGGCAAACCACAGCATCCGCTCATATCTTTGATAGACCTGTCTGCCCTCTATCCCCTCCCCTTTGGGCATGATGTTACTTTGCAGATGGACCTGTATATCATTTCCTGCAAACAGTTTAAAGGATGGTTCAGCTACGGACGCCAGCCTTACGATTTTGCAGAAGGGTCGTTGATGTTTGCCGCCCCCGGGCAGGTATTACGTCCCGGGCCAGAAGTACAGGTAGAAAAAGGCTGGGGCCTGTTCTTTCATCCCGACCTGATCAATGGCACCGATCTGGGTAGAGTAATACACCAGTATTCGTTCTTTCTCTACGATGTAAACGAAGCTTTGCATATATCGGACGAAGAAAAACAGGTATTGCAGGATTGTATAGAGAAGATTAAAAAAGAATACTCCCAAAACATCGACAAACATACCCACGGCCTTATTGTCAAAAACATAGAGTTGTTACTGAGCTATTGCGATCGTTTTTATGACAGGCAATTCCTTACCCGCCGCAATGTAAACAACGACCTGGTACAACGTTTTGAAAAGCTGTTACGGGACTACTTTGCACAGGATACGCTGGTAGAAACCGGGCAACCCGAAGTAAAACATATTGCCAACCAGTTAAACATCTCACCCAACTACCTGTCGGACCTGCTGAAAAAATATACCGGAAAAACTACCCAAGAGCATATTCACCTGCAACTAACAGAAAAAGCAAAGTCGTTATTATTAAGCACCAGCAAGCCAGTAAGTGAAATTGCATATGAACTGGGTTTCCTGCACCCCTCCCACTTCACCAAACTCTTTAAATCCGGCACCGGCCTTTCGCCCAGGGATTACAGGAATAAAAATTAG
- a CDS encoding SDR family oxidoreductase, which produces MKTIFITGASSGIGKATALYFHQQGWQVIATMRSPEKEQELSLLPHITLLPLDVTSPDQIASCVARATALAKIDVVFNNAGHGLSGPLETYSDEQITGLLNTNLLSVIRITKAFIPYFRQQGEGLFIATSSVGGISAFPFSAMYHASKWALEGFSESMYFELSKLNIGIKTILPGGVRTDYVGRSMAFGAIPVTAYDAITDKANKIMQQLMQPENLTPPEVIAATIYEAATDGKDQIRYVSGEDGKQLYETRLTMGSEDFRKHFDQLFFGHNL; this is translated from the coding sequence ATGAAAACAATATTCATCACCGGCGCATCCTCCGGAATAGGCAAAGCAACCGCACTGTATTTTCATCAACAAGGCTGGCAGGTGATTGCCACCATGCGGTCGCCGGAAAAGGAGCAGGAATTATCCCTGTTACCCCATATCACCCTGCTGCCACTGGATGTAACCAGCCCCGACCAAATAGCCAGCTGCGTGGCCCGTGCCACTGCACTGGCTAAAATTGACGTAGTATTTAACAACGCCGGCCATGGCCTGTCCGGCCCGCTGGAAACTTATTCTGATGAACAGATCACCGGTTTACTCAACACCAACCTGTTAAGCGTTATCAGAATTACCAAAGCCTTTATTCCTTATTTCAGGCAGCAGGGCGAAGGCTTGTTTATTGCCACCTCCTCTGTGGGCGGTATTTCGGCCTTCCCTTTCAGCGCTATGTACCACGCTTCTAAATGGGCATTGGAAGGCTTTAGCGAAAGCATGTATTTTGAATTATCAAAGCTGAATATTGGTATTAAAACCATTTTACCAGGCGGGGTAAGAACAGACTATGTGGGCCGCTCTATGGCTTTTGGCGCAATACCTGTAACAGCGTACGACGCCATCACAGATAAAGCCAATAAGATCATGCAACAACTCATGCAGCCGGAAAACCTGACACCACCCGAAGTAATTGCCGCAACCATATATGAAGCAGCCACGGATGGTAAAGACCAAATCAGGTATGTTTCCGGCGAAGATGGCAAACAGCTGTATGAAACCCGACTGACCATGGGATCAGAAGATTTTCGCAAACATTTTGACCAGTTGTTTTTTGGCCATAACCTGTAA